In one window of Tumebacillus algifaecis DNA:
- a CDS encoding inositol monophosphatase family protein gives MQAMIEQVKRVAMEAATAAGKLAKSRFDGAFAVEEKDEHGDLVTEVDRLAEAIILEKIRAEFPEHGIRSEETGWSGVEGDYLWLVDPLDGTNNYAIGLPLYAVAITFFVQREAMVGVIYDSVQDKLYLAERGKGATCNGQPLRIKAPKAGRKLTLGWIQGHIVQKEERAMRLKHHLDLTAKRVLRVWAPTLVWCMMARGDLDGVVLYNSEGDDLYAGLLLLQEAGGLVIDFDGEPFAGMHAEPYLVGCHPDKRNELLAVVQEGLLHT, from the coding sequence ATGCAAGCAATGATCGAGCAAGTAAAACGAGTGGCGATGGAAGCGGCGACTGCGGCTGGGAAACTGGCCAAGTCGCGTTTTGACGGAGCATTTGCGGTGGAGGAGAAAGATGAGCACGGCGATCTGGTCACCGAGGTGGACCGCTTGGCAGAAGCGATCATCTTGGAAAAGATTCGAGCTGAGTTTCCAGAGCACGGCATTCGCAGCGAGGAGACGGGCTGGTCGGGCGTGGAAGGCGACTATCTGTGGCTGGTCGATCCGTTGGACGGCACGAATAACTATGCGATCGGCTTGCCCTTGTATGCGGTCGCGATCACGTTCTTTGTGCAGCGAGAAGCGATGGTTGGGGTAATCTATGACTCGGTGCAGGACAAGCTGTATCTGGCCGAGCGCGGCAAAGGGGCGACGTGCAACGGGCAGCCGTTGCGGATCAAAGCGCCCAAGGCGGGCAGAAAATTGACGCTGGGTTGGATACAAGGCCATATCGTGCAAAAGGAAGAGCGGGCGATGAGGCTGAAGCACCATCTGGATCTCACAGCGAAGCGGGTGCTTCGGGTCTGGGCACCGACGCTGGTGTGGTGCATGATGGCCCGCGGGGATTTGGACGGCGTCGTGCTGTACAACTCAGAAGGCGATGATCTATATGCTGGACTTTTGCTCTTGCAGGAAGCGGGCGGATTGGTGATCGACTTCGACGGGGAGCCGTTTGCAGGGATGCATGCAGAGCCGTATTTGGTCGGATGCCATCCTGACAAGCGGAATGAACTGCTGGCGGTGGTGCAGGAAGGTCTGCTTCATACGTAA
- a CDS encoding ATP-binding protein — translation MNEVKDLMLNMLIIILPIFIYQTIWIDKISSPMVTARDRTAISIVATVAALCCMTLPVTPLPGFVFDLRLVPLLIGILYGGFRSSLFLIAAVYLYSWYLGGPGFPIMALTYPFVILAAYLISSRFKRWGRRQKLLSASLLTFFASLLVKTAVVVTAYLPQPDTPQLPIIAAFVILHVLSICISIFLIENMREKAALRFEIQQAEKLRIMGQLAASIAHEVRNPLTVVRGFLQLLQSDQIPAEKRHMFLKLGIDELDRSETIISNYLAFAKPQSSRLETIDVAERVEHAAAIISSYATLQNVEIKHQIAQGLYIAGDPEQLSQVLMNLVKNGIEAMPNGGTLHMNAYKRGQNVKIDIIDNGVGMSEAELERVGTPYFSTKQNGTGLGLMVTYQIIHSMQGTVQVKSVPGKGTQFMLTFPQNEKNALPD, via the coding sequence TTGAACGAAGTAAAAGATCTCATGCTCAATATGCTCATCATCATCCTGCCCATCTTTATCTATCAGACGATTTGGATCGATAAAATAAGCAGTCCGATGGTCACTGCCCGCGACCGAACTGCCATCAGCATCGTGGCGACCGTTGCGGCTCTTTGCTGTATGACCCTGCCGGTCACTCCGCTGCCCGGCTTTGTCTTTGACCTGCGTCTTGTGCCACTTTTGATCGGGATTCTTTATGGCGGATTTCGCTCCAGCCTGTTCCTCATCGCCGCCGTGTATCTATACAGCTGGTACTTGGGCGGCCCTGGCTTTCCCATCATGGCGCTGACCTATCCATTCGTCATCCTGGCCGCCTATCTGATCTCATCTCGTTTTAAGCGATGGGGCCGCCGCCAGAAGCTGCTCTCTGCCTCGTTGCTCACGTTTTTCGCTTCCTTGCTGGTCAAAACTGCTGTCGTTGTGACCGCCTATCTCCCACAGCCGGACACGCCACAGCTTCCAATCATCGCCGCCTTCGTGATCCTGCACGTCCTCTCGATCTGCATCTCGATCTTCCTGATCGAAAACATGCGGGAAAAAGCGGCCTTACGCTTCGAGATTCAACAGGCTGAAAAGCTGCGCATCATGGGCCAGCTCGCCGCCTCCATCGCGCATGAAGTCCGCAATCCACTGACCGTCGTGCGCGGGTTCCTGCAATTGTTGCAATCGGACCAGATTCCTGCTGAGAAACGTCACATGTTTCTCAAGCTCGGCATCGACGAACTCGACCGCTCCGAGACGATCATCTCCAACTATCTTGCGTTTGCAAAGCCGCAGTCCTCGCGTCTTGAAACGATCGATGTCGCCGAGCGGGTCGAGCATGCCGCAGCTATTATCTCTTCCTATGCGACGTTGCAAAACGTCGAGATCAAGCACCAGATCGCCCAAGGCTTGTACATTGCAGGCGACCCTGAGCAGCTCTCCCAAGTGCTGATGAACCTGGTCAAAAACGGCATCGAGGCGATGCCAAACGGTGGCACCCTGCACATGAACGCCTACAAGCGCGGACAGAACGTCAAGATCGACATCATCGACAACGGCGTTGGTATGAGCGAAGCGGAACTGGAACGAGTTGGCACCCCCTATTTCTCAACCAAGCAGAACGGAACGGGGCTCGGCCTGATGGTCACCTACCAGATCATCCACTCGATGCAGGGCACTGTGCAAGTCAAAAGTGTCCCCGGCAAAGGCACCCAATTTATGCTGACTTTTCCTCAGAATGAAAAAAACGCTCTTCCCGATTGA
- a CDS encoding energy-coupling factor transporter transmembrane component T family protein, with protein MYETNSFVGQVNPSVKLILHLLCMILIVLASEPLTTLYLLLIPVILTLTLAKIPLRTFVRRVSPFLIIFLSTTWVLAAYGKGETVWWEWAWIRITEEGVINGLNIGLRMMAFVCYGFLFTATTDLTKLVMSLMQQCKLSPKIAYALLAGFRFLPLFKEEYALIKAAHRVRGVSRLPGLRGKVQGIVRDTIPLLAQGIRKAERVAVALEARGFDGTLNRTFYHQMTVGRQDVFYVALLLLTNVAVLFLL; from the coding sequence ATGTATGAGACGAACAGTTTTGTCGGACAGGTCAATCCGTCAGTCAAACTGATCCTGCACCTCCTCTGCATGATCTTGATCGTCTTGGCCAGCGAACCGTTGACCACGCTGTATCTGTTGCTGATTCCGGTGATTTTGACACTGACTTTGGCAAAGATTCCACTGCGTACATTTGTGCGGCGCGTGTCGCCGTTTTTGATCATTTTCCTTTCGACCACCTGGGTGCTCGCCGCTTATGGCAAAGGCGAGACGGTATGGTGGGAATGGGCCTGGATTCGGATCACCGAAGAAGGGGTGATCAACGGCTTGAACATCGGGCTCCGGATGATGGCGTTCGTCTGCTATGGCTTTTTGTTCACGGCGACTACCGATTTGACCAAGCTCGTGATGAGCTTGATGCAGCAGTGTAAACTGTCGCCGAAGATCGCCTATGCGCTGTTGGCTGGGTTTCGCTTCTTGCCGCTGTTCAAAGAGGAGTATGCGCTGATCAAAGCGGCGCATCGCGTGCGTGGCGTCTCTCGCCTGCCGGGACTGCGTGGGAAGGTGCAGGGGATCGTGCGCGATACGATTCCACTGCTCGCACAAGGCATTCGCAAAGCGGAGCGCGTGGCGGTCGCTTTGGAAGCGCGCGGCTTTGACGGTACACTCAATCGCACGTTCTATCATCAGATGACGGTAGGGCGTCAAGATGTGTTCTATGTCGCCCTGCTGTTGCTGACAAATGTGGCTGTTTTGTTCTTGCTGTAA